CATGCGATGGGCAACGGGCCTGGCGGGCTGGCGCAGTATCAAGCGGTAATCAATCAACATAAAAGCCTGCAAGGACATTATGTCTGGGAGTGGTGCGACCATGGCTTGTTAGTGCATGACGAGCAGGGGCGTGAGCGTTACCAGTACGGTGGCGATTATGGCGATTATCCAAACAACTATAACTTCTGTATGGATGGGCTGATTTACCCTGACCAGCGTCCAGGTCCTGGGCTTCGCGAGTATAAGCAAGTACTGTGTCCGGTTGCTGTTTATCCCACAGAGAAGAACGATGTCTTGCTGGTGGAGAACCGTTACTGGTTTAGTGCGCTGAACGATATCGAACTACACGTCACTTATCAGGTTGAAGGCGAAATCATCGCGCAGCACACGCTGGCTGCACCGTGTTTACAACCGGGTGAAAAAGAAGAACTCCACCTGAATGCACCATCGCTGCCCGTGGGTGAAGTGTTTATTAATGTCGAAGTCTTCAAACGTCACGCCACGGCTTACAGCGAAGCGATGCACCCGCTTGGGCAGTATCAAATTCTGCGTCAGACGGCGGCTGCACGCGAAGCGCTGCCCGTGAAACAATTCAGTGCGCTACTAAGCGAAACGCGCGGGCACCAGCAAGTCGTCAGTGGCACCGATTTTTCCCTGACTTTCTGCCGACTGAATGGCGAGCTTCTTTCCTGGCGAGTGCAGGGGGAGGAGATCGTCGGGCGAGCACCTCATCTCACGTTCTTCAAGCCGACGATTGATAACCACAAGCAGGAGTTTGAAGGACTGTGGCAGCCGTATCATGTGCATCTGATGCAACATCATTTCCGTGCAATGCGACATTCCGCGCAAGGTGACGATGTCATCATTGAAGTGGATACCGTGATTGCGCCTCCTGTTTTCGATTTTGGCATGCGTTGCACCTATCAGTGGCGAATTACCCCTGCGGGCCATGTGTCGCTTGAACTGTCGGGAATTCCTTACGGGAATTATCAGGCGATTATTCCAAAAATCGGCCTCGATTTCGGTATCAGCAAGCGCTTCAGTCAGGTTGAATATTATGGCCGTGGACCGGGTGAAAACTACGCCGATAGCTGCGAGAGCAACCTGATTGGACGTTATCGCCAGTCTGTTGACAGCCTCTTTGAGAATTACCCGTTCCCACAAGATAACGGTAATCGGCAGCAGGTGCGGTGGCTCACCGTTGAGGATGAAAAGGGTAACGGTCTTTTCATTCAACCGCGCAAACCCATTAACTTCAGTCTGTGGCCGTATAGCGCTGAAATGCTGCAACAGGCGCAACACATCAACGAGCTTGAGGAAAGTGACTACCTGACGCTCAATCTTGATGACCAAATCCTGGGATTAGGTTCCAACTCCTGGGGTTCAGAAGTGTTGGATTCGTTCCGGGTTTATCTCAAACCGTTTAGCTACGGCTTCACGATGGTGCCGTTACGCCCGGGGCAAAGCGCTGCCTCTCTTGCTGCCTATGATTTCCAGCCGCATTCAGAATGCGCACATTCTTGTTGAGGTACAGGTCATGATTATTTTAAACACCTTAGAAGATTTTAAGCGCATTTATCATGCGGGAAAGAAATGGCAACGCTGCATGGAAGCGATTAATAACCTGAAGAATATCGAACCTGATGTTTTTTATTCCATTGGCGATTCGTTGGTTTATCGCCTGGCGGAAGGGGCTACCGAAAACACGGAATTATTCGAAGGGCATCGCCGTTATTTTGATGTGCATTATTACCTGTCAGGTGAACAACAGGTTGAAATTGCCGCCAAAAACACCTTAACCCCAGAAATTGCTTATCGCGATGAAAGCGACAGGGAGTTTTTGCGCGGGCAGGGCGTGGAACATCTTTTGAAAGCAGGCAATGTGGTTATTTTTGAAAATCACGAAGCGTACCGATTTTCCACCGGAGAGGGCGTACGGAAAGTCATTTTGAAAGTCACCGTTGAGGAAACCTATTTCCTGAATAAGTAACTTTCGCCACCCGTCCAGAACGTCTGGGCGGGTAAATACAATAAAAATACCCTACACAATGTGGAGTTTCTATGGCTTCGACTAGTAGAAATACAATTGGCAAGTTTGGATTACTGGCGATGACATTTGCGGCGGTGTTTAGCTTCAATAACGTCATTAATAATAACGTCCAGCTTGGCATCGCATCGGCACCGGTTTTCCTGGTAGCTACGCTTATTTACTTTATACCGTTCTGTTTAATCATCGCAGAATTCGTTTCGCTAAACCGTAATTCCGAAGCCGGGGTTTACGCCTGGGTGAAAAGCGCACTAGGTGGCCGTTGGGCATTTATTACCGCGTACACCTATTGGTTTGTGAATCTGTTTTTCTTCACCTCGTTATTACCAAGGGTTATTGCCTACGCTTCGTATGCTTTCCTCGGCTATGACTATATTTTCACGCCATTAACCACGGCAATTATCAGTATTATCCTGTTCGCTTTCTCTACCTGGATTTCAAACCACGGGGCGAAATTGCTTGGGCCAATGACGTCAGTCACCTCCACGCTGATGTTATTACTCACTTTCTCCTACATCATTCTGGCAGGCGCTGCGGTGGTGGGGGGAGTTGAACCCGCCGATCCGATAAACGTGCAGGCGATTACTCCGCAGTTCAGCTGGGCATTTCTCGGCATTATTGCCTGGATTTTCCAGGCTGCGGGTGGCGCTGAGTCCGTGGCGGTGTACGTCAACGACGTCAAAGGCGGCAGCAAAGCGTTTGTTAAAGTCATCATACTTTCGGGTCTGTTTATCGGCGTTCTGTATACCGTGTCATCGCTGCTGATTAACGTCTTTGTTCACCAGTCTGATTTGCACTACACCGGCGGTACGGTTCAGGTCTTTGGTGGGCTGGCGCAACACTTTGGCCTGTCGACTGAGCTGATGAATCGCTTTGTTGGCATTGTTTCTTTCACCGCCATGTTTGGTTCATTGCTGATGTGGACGGCGGCACCGGTCAAAATCTTCTTTACCGAGATCCCTAAAGGTATCTTTGGTGAGAAGACCGTGAGCCTTAACCAGCATGGTGTACCGACTCGTGCGGCCTGGATACAATTCCTGATTGTGATTCCATTGATGCTTATCCCAACCGTGGGTTCGGGTAGCGTGCAGGAATTAATGAACACGTTGATTAACATGACTGCCGCGGCGTCAATGTTGCCACCGCTGTTTATCATGCTTGCCTACCTGAATCTGCGCTTGAAATACGACGCCGTAAACCGCGACTTCCGCATGGGTTCACGGATGCAGGGCATCGCGATTGTGAGCGTGCTGATTGTGATCTTCACCATTGGGTTTATTGCCTCAACCTTCCCGACCGGGGCCAGCATTATGACCATCGTGTTCTATAACGTCGGCGGCCTGGTTATTTTCCTTGGCTACGCCTGGTGGAAATACAACAAATACGAGAAAACCCTGGATGCGAAAGAGCGTTATGAAGCAGATACGCCGCTGGCACAAATCGTTCTTGAGCAGCAGCAGGGAAAGCAGGCGGTACCGCAGGCAGGTAATGTCGCGGTAACACGGCAATAATAAAAATGCGGCCCTGAAATGGGGCCGCGTTTTTGCTTTGTAGGATTAATGGACATCAGAAACATCCATCCTATTAAAACGGCTAGACAGATTGTTCCCGCAAAAATCTTGGCGTTCTCAAGTCATCGACTAATGTATTCACCAGTCTCGCTAGTAACCCCGTAAGAGTGTGCGCCGTTTTTAGTGGTAATGAGTGGCACAACAAAATTTGGGTTATCACCTGACAGTAATCACACAAATCATCAGAATCAGCCAACCAATGTGATTCAGGAAAATCTGACGGACTATTAACGGAAAGCTGCTCAATACGGTCTGGAGAGAGTGTTTTTTCCAGGTTTTCTTTTAGTGCATCCAAATGGGCATTCAAGTGATGGCATAACGCCGCGGATTCGGCTGGATTAA
The nucleotide sequence above comes from Buttiauxella selenatireducens. Encoded proteins:
- a CDS encoding beta-galactosidase subunit beta produces the protein MIILNTLEDFKRIYHAGKKWQRCMEAINNLKNIEPDVFYSIGDSLVYRLAEGATENTELFEGHRRYFDVHYYLSGEQQVEIAAKNTLTPEIAYRDESDREFLRGQGVEHLLKAGNVVIFENHEAYRFSTGEGVRKVILKVTVEETYFLNK
- a CDS encoding amino acid permease is translated as MASTSRNTIGKFGLLAMTFAAVFSFNNVINNNVQLGIASAPVFLVATLIYFIPFCLIIAEFVSLNRNSEAGVYAWVKSALGGRWAFITAYTYWFVNLFFFTSLLPRVIAYASYAFLGYDYIFTPLTTAIISIILFAFSTWISNHGAKLLGPMTSVTSTLMLLLTFSYIILAGAAVVGGVEPADPINVQAITPQFSWAFLGIIAWIFQAAGGAESVAVYVNDVKGGSKAFVKVIILSGLFIGVLYTVSSLLINVFVHQSDLHYTGGTVQVFGGLAQHFGLSTELMNRFVGIVSFTAMFGSLLMWTAAPVKIFFTEIPKGIFGEKTVSLNQHGVPTRAAWIQFLIVIPLMLIPTVGSGSVQELMNTLINMTAAASMLPPLFIMLAYLNLRLKYDAVNRDFRMGSRMQGIAIVSVLIVIFTIGFIASTFPTGASIMTIVFYNVGGLVIFLGYAWWKYNKYEKTLDAKERYEADTPLAQIVLEQQQGKQAVPQAGNVAVTRQ